The Phenylobacterium immobile (ATCC 35973) genome contains the following window.
GCGCGTTCAGCGCCCGGCGTAGAGCTCGGGCGCGAAGGCGCGGCCGGTCGGGCGATGGATGCGCGCCCAGGCGGCGGCCTCGCCGCGACGGCGGACATTCAGCTTCTCCAGCACGCGGTGAACGTGGTTCTTCACCGTTGGCAGGCCGATCTTCAGCGACCGGGCGATCTCCTTATTCGACAGGCCGCGGTCGATCAGGTCGACGATGTCCCGCTCGCGCGGAGTCAGGCTTGGCGCATCGATCGGTTCGCCCGCATCGCGGGAAAGAGTCGCGACTCGCTCGAACAGGCGTGCGGCGAGGCGGTCAGAGCAGGTCACTTCGCCACGCAGGCAGCGCTGGGCCGCGGCGACCACGTCGTCGATCGAACCCTCTCGGGTGACGTA
Protein-coding sequences here:
- a CDS encoding LuxR C-terminal-related transcriptional regulator, with translation MEQDFKRAAALAEARGFSAPAPGVFILSDVRLYREGLSASLGRTPALTVLGAAPPAEADLASIAAGQVAILLLDATMEAGLRLLRRLKLEAPHVKVVAVCVSEDENEQLAYVEAGVAGYVTREGSIDDVVAAAQRCLRGEVTCSDRLAARLFERVATLSRDAGEPIDAPSLTPRERDIVDLIDRGLSNKEIARSLKIGLPTVKNHVHRVLEKLNVRRRGEAAAWARIHRPTGRAFAPELYAGR